In Blastopirellula sediminis, the following proteins share a genomic window:
- a CDS encoding HlyD family efflux transporter periplasmic adaptor subunit, translating to MGASLNVRIRPDLKIVRQQGTLEPRFVVKDPVTLRYFYFGEHEMFILRRLDGQMSVAEIQDAYQEEYAPLKIRPVEITSFCHSLHARGLAIAGVTGQSKQLLERAEQQRLWRWSTAPLSVLSIRLPGVDPDRALDAIAPYFAWLFHRTTVMTVLVIASALMLMGLLHVEEILQRMPTVQSLFQGENLLWMALALAMVKILHELGHALACKHFGGECHQIGVMLLAFVPCMYCDVSDAWLLPDRKRRMFVSAAGMYVELIVASFCAVLWYFSEPGIVQSICFSVMLVASVSTLLVNGNPLMRYDGYYIFADWVDVPNLSQQASEAIQRPLVRFFTRQELNEAPLDANPRFLRTYGIAALVYRTMVIGFLVWFVYKMLKANDLAPLGDTVVVLVVAGLLFQPAIGLFRWWNRPMAMREIRGKRLAIAAVVISALLLGASQIRWAARVQSPVLAQLADSQRIYVPVEGRIESTVAAGDHVIAGETLAQLVNDDIQLRRVELTGDLNEQRQHVENLHRQVNNDRTVAAQIPAAEAVLADLQRQLDVVSRDAERLTIKAPSDGVVLPPPLRVEAGQSQRQLPTWKGTPLEEKNRGALMQRGDLLAIVAESDRIEAQLLIHQRDVDLVNVGDNVELLFDGLTGAAVRGRIVEISRDEIVDAPRNLAQGAELPVEEGEAGEMSLVERSYQATVELESVPTKLLPGTRGKAVVLGRSLSLGQRISRWISGNFRFEL from the coding sequence GTGGGCGCTTCGCTGAACGTACGCATTCGTCCCGATCTGAAGATCGTTCGCCAGCAGGGAACGCTTGAGCCCCGCTTTGTGGTGAAGGATCCGGTGACGCTGCGCTACTTCTATTTCGGCGAGCATGAGATGTTCATCTTGCGGCGGCTCGACGGGCAAATGTCGGTCGCCGAAATTCAAGACGCGTACCAAGAAGAATACGCTCCGCTGAAGATTCGCCCGGTCGAGATTACGTCGTTCTGTCATTCGCTGCATGCCCGCGGTCTGGCGATCGCCGGAGTGACGGGACAATCCAAGCAACTGCTGGAACGAGCCGAGCAACAGCGACTGTGGCGATGGTCGACGGCGCCGTTGTCGGTCCTTTCGATCCGCTTGCCCGGCGTCGATCCTGATCGAGCGCTCGACGCGATCGCTCCCTACTTCGCGTGGCTCTTTCACCGGACGACGGTCATGACCGTGCTGGTGATCGCCAGCGCCCTGATGCTGATGGGGCTGCTGCATGTCGAAGAGATCTTGCAGCGGATGCCGACGGTGCAGTCGCTATTTCAAGGCGAGAATCTCCTTTGGATGGCGCTCGCGCTGGCGATGGTCAAGATTCTGCATGAGCTGGGACACGCGCTGGCCTGTAAACATTTCGGGGGCGAGTGTCATCAGATCGGCGTGATGCTGTTGGCGTTTGTTCCCTGTATGTACTGCGACGTGTCGGACGCGTGGCTGTTGCCTGACCGGAAGCGGCGGATGTTCGTCTCGGCGGCCGGGATGTACGTCGAACTGATCGTCGCGTCGTTCTGTGCGGTGCTGTGGTATTTCAGCGAACCGGGGATCGTGCAGTCGATTTGCTTTAGCGTGATGCTGGTTGCGAGCGTCAGTACGCTGTTGGTAAACGGCAACCCTTTGATGCGGTACGACGGGTATTACATCTTCGCCGACTGGGTCGACGTGCCGAACTTGTCGCAGCAAGCGAGCGAAGCGATTCAGCGTCCGCTGGTTCGATTCTTCACACGTCAGGAGCTGAATGAGGCGCCGCTCGACGCGAATCCTCGCTTCTTACGCACGTATGGGATCGCCGCCCTGGTGTACCGGACGATGGTGATCGGGTTTCTCGTCTGGTTCGTCTATAAAATGTTGAAGGCCAACGATCTGGCGCCGCTGGGCGATACGGTCGTGGTCTTGGTGGTCGCCGGCTTGCTGTTTCAGCCGGCGATCGGACTTTTCCGCTGGTGGAACCGACCAATGGCGATGCGTGAGATTCGAGGAAAACGCCTGGCGATTGCGGCGGTCGTGATCAGCGCTTTGCTTCTAGGTGCATCGCAGATCCGTTGGGCCGCACGCGTACAATCGCCGGTCCTGGCGCAGTTGGCCGACTCGCAGCGGATCTATGTGCCGGTCGAAGGTCGGATCGAATCGACCGTGGCCGCCGGCGATCATGTCATTGCCGGCGAAACGCTCGCTCAACTGGTCAACGACGATATCCAACTGCGTCGGGTCGAACTGACCGGCGATTTGAACGAACAGCGACAGCATGTCGAAAACCTTCATCGCCAGGTGAATAACGATCGCACCGTCGCCGCCCAGATCCCGGCCGCCGAAGCGGTGCTCGCCGACTTGCAGCGGCAACTCGACGTAGTGAGCCGCGACGCGGAGCGACTGACGATTAAGGCGCCGAGCGACGGCGTCGTCCTCCCACCGCCGCTTCGCGTAGAAGCGGGGCAATCGCAGCGTCAACTGCCGACCTGGAAAGGGACGCCGCTGGAGGAGAAGAATCGCGGCGCGTTGATGCAGCGGGGAGACTTGCTCGCGATCGTCGCCGAGTCGGACCGGATCGAAGCGCAGCTGCTGATTCATCAGCGCGACGTCGACCTGGTGAACGTGGGAGACAACGTCGAGCTCCTCTTCGACGGTTTGACCGGTGCGGCGGTTCGAGGACGGATCGTCGAGATCTCACGCGACGAGATTGTCGACGCTCCCCGTAACTTGGCGCAAGGAGCGGAACTGCCGGTCGAAGAGGGGGAAGCGGGAGAAATGTCGCTGGTCGAACGATCGTATCAAGCGACGGTCGAACTCGAGTCGGTACCGACGAAGCTGCTGCCCGGCACACGCGGCAAAGCGGTTGTGCTCGGCCGGTCTCTTTCTTTAGGCCAGCGAATCTCGCGCTGGATCAGCGGCAACTTCCGTTTCGAGTTGTAG